From Paenibacillus sp. FSL H8-0537:
CGGTTTTCGACCATATCCACGCGACCAATACCGTGCTTGCCGCCCAAGTCATTAAGCTTGTCCATGACTTGCAGCGGAGTCAACGACTCGCCATTAATGGCCGTACAGTTGCCCGCTTCGAAGGACAATTCCACATATTCGGATTGGTCCGGTGCATCTTCCGGCGCTACGCTGAGCACGAACATATCTTTGTTCTCATCGGAGCTTGGATCGAACCAAGGATCTTCCAGCATGCCGCTCTCAAAGCTGATATGCAGCAGGTTGCGGTCAGTAGAATATGGTTTGGCAGCCGAAGCTTGAACGGGAATGTTGTGCTTCTCGGCATAAGCGATCATTTCTGCGCGTCCCGGGAACTCTTCACGGAACTGCTCTTCACGCCAAGGCGCGATCACTTTAATATCAGGAGCAAGCGCGGCAACGCCGAGCTCAAAACGAACTTGGTCATTTCCTTTGCCAGTCGCGCCATGAGCGATAATGGTCGCACCTTCAGCGCGTGCAATATCAACCATACGCTTCGCGATCAGCGGGCGGGCAATCGAGGTGCCAAGCAGGTATTGACCTTCATAGAAAGCGCCAGCTTGGAACATCGGGTAAATAAAATCAGACGCGAACTCATCGCGCAGATCGTCGATATAAACTTTCGAAGCGCCTGTCGCAAGCGCTTTTGCTTCCAGTCCATCCAGCTCATCCTTTTGCCCGATGTCAGCTGTGAACGCGATAATTTCCGCATCATACGTTTCTTTCAGCCATTTGAGAATGACGGACGTGTCCAAACCGCCCGAATATGCCAATACGATTTTTTCCTTAGCCATTGTAATTGTCGCACTCCTTAAAATCATGATGAATAATCCTGGCGAATAATCCGCTATGCGGGTGGCAAACTGAATAACGCCGAATTAAGCTTTGTTACATAATCGCGGCCATAATGGCCTTTTGAGCATGAAGACGATTTTCCGCCTGATCAAAAATAATCGAGTGGTCGCCGTCAATAACACCCTCACTCACTTCCTCGCCGCGATGTGCAGGCAGGCAGTGCATGAATAAGTAGTCTTTCTTCGCATGTGCAGTCAATGCTTCATTCACTTGATAAGCGGCAAATGCTTTCTCGCGTTCCTTCTGCTCCGCTTCTTGCCCCATGCTCGCCCATACGTCCGTATAAACAACGTCAGCGCCTTCAATGGCTTCTCTCGGATCGCGGCATACATGAATGCGCGAGCCGGTCTCAGCTGCATGATCCTTCGTCTGCTGCACGATGTCTGCATCCGGCTCATAACCTTCCGGAGTCGCAACCGACATGTCGATGCCCAGCTTAGCTGCTCCCATCAGCAGGGAGTGAACCATGTTGTTGCCATCGCCGATATAAGCCACTTTCAGCCCTTCCAGCTTGCCTTTGTGCTCAAGAATAGTCTGGTAGTCGGCCAGCGCCTGACAAGGGTGGGAAAGGTCGGTCAAGCCGTTAATAACCGGTATCGTTGCGCCGCGTGCCAGCTCCACTACTTTGCGATGAGCAAACGTACGAATCATAATGCCGTCCAAATAACGCGAAAGCGTCTGTGCCGTGTCCCAAATCGACTCGCCCCGTCCGATTTGCAAATCATTGCCGCTCAGGAATAGTCCGTGTCCACCGAGCTGGTAAATGCCCGTCTCGAACGATACGCGCGTACGCGTCGACGATTTTTCAAAAATCATTCCGAGTGTTTTTCCTTTAAGCAAATGATGCGTTTCGCCCGCTTTCAGCTTTTGCTTGAGCTCGATAGCGAGATCGATCAGGTAACGGATTTCCGCTGGCGCATAATCCACCAGCATGAGAAAATCGCGGCCTTTCAGGCTCGCAACCATTTCTTCTTTTACTGCTTCTTGCAATCGTATCTCCTCCACTTCCATCTATGCGTTTCATTTATGATAGCTGTTAGACAGCTGTTATTTATTGTCGCCAGCGCCTGTGCCTGCCAGCAGCTCTGCCAAAATACTCACCGCTTGATCAATCTCCTCATTCGTAACGAGCAGATTTGGCAGCAGACGGATGACATTCGGCCCTGCCGAAATGACGAGCAGCCCTTTATCCTGCGCTGCCGTGAGCAATCCAGCGATTGGCTCCGCGCATTCGATACCTACAAGCAGCCCTTTGCCGCGAATGTCCTTCACGAATGAATTGCCCTCAAGCTTCGCTTTCAGTTGCGACGTCAAGTAGTCGCCCTTCTCCTCCGCACGCTCAGACAGACGGTCGCCGACAATGGTCTCCAGCGTCGCCTTCACAACAGCTGTTGCAATAGGTGTTCCACCAAAAGTTGAACCGTGGCTTCCTGGACCAAACGCTTCACGCAGCTCTTCCCTGCACACAGCTGCCCCTACCGGGAAGCCGCTGCCAAGCCCTTTGGCCAGCGTGAAAATATCCGGT
This genomic window contains:
- the argF gene encoding ornithine carbamoyltransferase, with amino-acid sequence MQEAVKEEMVASLKGRDFLMLVDYAPAEIRYLIDLAIELKQKLKAGETHHLLKGKTLGMIFEKSSTRTRVSFETGIYQLGGHGLFLSGNDLQIGRGESIWDTAQTLSRYLDGIMIRTFAHRKVVELARGATIPVINGLTDLSHPCQALADYQTILEHKGKLEGLKVAYIGDGNNMVHSLLMGAAKLGIDMSVATPEGYEPDADIVQQTKDHAAETGSRIHVCRDPREAIEGADVVYTDVWASMGQEAEQKEREKAFAAYQVNEALTAHAKKDYLFMHCLPAHRGEEVSEGVIDGDHSIIFDQAENRLHAQKAIMAAIM
- a CDS encoding argininosuccinate synthase, with protein sequence MAKEKIVLAYSGGLDTSVILKWLKETYDAEIIAFTADIGQKDELDGLEAKALATGASKVYIDDLRDEFASDFIYPMFQAGAFYEGQYLLGTSIARPLIAKRMVDIARAEGATIIAHGATGKGNDQVRFELGVAALAPDIKVIAPWREEQFREEFPGRAEMIAYAEKHNIPVQASAAKPYSTDRNLLHISFESGMLEDPWFDPSSDENKDMFVLSVAPEDAPDQSEYVELSFEAGNCTAINGESLTPLQVMDKLNDLGGKHGIGRVDMVENRFVGMKSRGVYETPGGTILFSAHRKMESLTMDREVMNLRDSLIAKYSQLVYNGFWFAPERLALQALVLESQKNVTGTVRLKLYKGNVIGAGVQSPVSLYNPEIATMEADPTQAYDQGDATGFIRLNALRLKVGTKYSGK